One stretch of Penaeus chinensis breed Huanghai No. 1 chromosome 27, ASM1920278v2, whole genome shotgun sequence DNA includes these proteins:
- the LOC125039572 gene encoding uncharacterized protein LOC125039572, with product MAVYESEDCGGTRRYTFRRIQTTTIRFQVKAAHDVAICLSPDDEEEPEDMYEIFIGCWGGGESGIRRHKGEDVCRIETPDIVSDEEFRTFWIKIQRGVIKVGRSGQKHPFMSYTDPDTLLHVTWYGYSTGWGASGEWVFPDDDEGSSSSSSAMSSSDSEAEDINSLEDRPIMYKRPARWVPAKGGYFPKHPVSGGEGPDGEVYVGMAHHEGGYILGMVVPDHGCCYIPFGGDAIPKTEYFVLSNPGSVTITWEPSSKGKCPPGALQGGISEDGEILYIGRVSVDGVVSVGKVHPSHEVCYVPYGGSEHAHRDYEVLCVRNLPCRV from the exons ATGGCAG TGTACGAAAGCGAAGATTGCGGAGGGACTCGCCGCTACACCTTCCGCCGGATCCAGACTACAACCATCAGGTTCCAGGTGAAGGCGGCCCATGACGTGGCCATCTGCCTCTCCCCTGACGACGAGGAAGAGCCAGAGGACATGTACGAGATCTTCATCGGCTGCTGGGGAGGCGGGGAGTCCGGCATCCGCCGCCACAAGGGCGAGGACGTGTGTAGGATCGAGACGCCCGACATCGTGAGCGATGAGGAGTTCCGTACTTTCTGGATCAAGATCCAGCGCGGCGTCATCAAG GTAGGGCGGTCCGGGCAGAAGCATCCCTTCATGAGCTACACCGACCCCGACACGCTGCTCCACGTCACGTGGTACGGCTACTCCACCGGCTGGGGCGCCTCCGGGGAGTGGGTGTTCCCGG ATGACGACGAAggatcctcctcgtcctcctcagccATGTCCTCCTCGGACTCCGAGGCTGAGGACATCAACAGCCTCGAAGACAGAC CCATCATGTACAAGCGTCCCGCGCGCTGGGTGCCGGCCAAGGGCGGCTACTTTCCGAAGCATCCTGTGTCCGGCGGCGAGGGTCCCGACGGGGAGGTGTACGTCGGGATGGCGCACCACGAGGGCGGCTACATCCTGGGCATGGTCGTCCCCGATCACGGCTGCTGCTACATTCCCTTCGGAGGAGACGCCATTCCCAAGACCGAGTACTTT gtCCTCAGCAACCCCGGCAGCGTCACCATCACGTGGGAGCCTTCGAGCAAGGGAAAGTGCCCTCCCGGAGCCCTTCAGGGAGGCATCAGCGAAGACGGGGAGATTCTGTACATCGGCCGCGTCTCCGTTGATGGCGTGGTGTCCGTCGGCAAG GTACACCCAAGCCACGAGGTATGTTACGTGCCCTACGGAGGCAGTGAACACGCCCACCGTGACTACGAGGTCCTCTGTGTTCGCAACTTGCCATGCAGAGTatag